One region of Alcanivorax sediminis genomic DNA includes:
- the serB gene encoding phosphoserine phosphatase SerB, producing MREIILIQVSGNDRPGLTAAFTRILARYRLNILDIGQAVIHDTLSLGILVETPQDADSSAVLKDVLFEAHKLNINVRFRPIDEDRYEEWVAGQGKDRHIITLLARKITAHQLADVTATVAENGLNIDSITRLSGRVHLEGETTNNDSRACIEISVRGEPHDAEAMRAAFLTIANDQNMDIAFQRDSAFRRNRRLVVFDMDSTLIRSEVIDELAVEAGVGEQVSEITERAMRGELDFNESFSARVALLKGLDEGALERVRERIQLTEGAQRLVSTLRALGYRTAILSGGFTWFGHWLQDLLGIDYVHANELEIEDGKVTGRVVGQIVNGQRKADLLKEIAAQEGISLEQTIAVGDGANDLPMLGEAGLGIAFRAKPLVKQNAEQAISTLGLDGILYLIGVRDKDQAELLKSN from the coding sequence GTGCGTGAGATCATCCTGATTCAGGTTTCCGGCAATGACCGCCCCGGCCTGACCGCGGCCTTTACCCGGATTCTGGCCCGCTACCGCCTGAATATTCTCGATATCGGCCAAGCCGTGATTCACGACACCCTGTCGCTGGGCATTCTGGTGGAAACCCCGCAGGACGCGGACTCCTCTGCTGTGCTCAAGGATGTGCTGTTCGAGGCCCACAAACTGAATATCAATGTGCGCTTCCGCCCCATTGATGAAGACCGCTACGAAGAGTGGGTGGCCGGCCAGGGCAAGGATCGTCATATCATCACCTTGCTGGCACGCAAGATCACCGCACACCAGCTGGCCGACGTAACGGCCACCGTGGCTGAAAACGGCCTCAATATCGACAGCATCACCCGCCTGTCTGGCCGGGTGCACCTGGAAGGCGAGACCACCAACAATGACAGCCGGGCCTGCATTGAAATTTCCGTGCGCGGCGAACCCCATGATGCGGAAGCCATGCGTGCCGCCTTCCTGACCATCGCCAACGACCAGAACATGGACATTGCCTTCCAGCGGGACAGCGCCTTCCGCCGGAATCGTCGCCTGGTGGTCTTCGATATGGACTCCACCCTGATCCGCTCCGAAGTCATCGACGAGCTGGCGGTGGAAGCCGGAGTGGGCGAGCAGGTATCAGAAATCACCGAGCGCGCCATGCGCGGCGAGCTGGATTTCAATGAGAGCTTTTCTGCCCGGGTGGCCCTGCTCAAGGGCCTGGATGAGGGTGCACTGGAACGGGTCCGCGAGCGCATCCAGCTGACGGAAGGGGCACAGCGCCTGGTCAGCACGCTGAGGGCACTGGGCTATCGTACCGCCATCCTGTCCGGGGGGTTCACCTGGTTCGGCCATTGGCTGCAAGATCTACTGGGCATCGACTATGTTCATGCCAACGAGCTCGAAATCGAAGACGGCAAGGTCACCGGCCGGGTCGTCGGACAGATCGTCAATGGCCAGCGCAAGGCCGACCTGCTCAAGGAAATCGCCGCCCAGGAAGGTATCAGCCTGGAGCAGACCATTGCGGTGGGCGACGGTGCCAACGACCTGCCCATGCTCGGCGAGGCCGGTCTCGGTATCGCCTTCCGCGCAAAGCCCCTGGTCAAACAAAACGCCGAACAGGCCATCTCCACCCTGGGACTGGATGGCATCCTGTATCTGATCGGGGTACGGGACAAGGATCAGGCAGAGCTGCTCAAGAGCAATTAA
- a CDS encoding DUF1176 domain-containing protein: MSTVKGKLAALWGLGRAIVVIILMAPLHANALEVNGLRFEHKDWMLVCDNTRTCRAVGYQRFFEDSEAVSVLLTRKAGPNQPVHGKVKIGELDLDDAVFQSLISDASLSLVINGQEVGAAAVDPEFLGAELSSEILLALLRALRRDSVIEWVHGQYRWRLSDAGASAVLLKMDEVQGRIGTPGALVRKGDRQEEDVLPALAPPVVIRAPVDVSQTVVLPAADEVALRAALLASVEDETECSGLAMPDDGGEPLDVVRLSDTRLAVSVSCWMAAYNGGAGVWVINDSKPYQPILVTESATDFDGETVSAMHKGRGIGDCYALDEWTWDGRAYVHTLSSTTGQCRGLAVGGAWDLPEIVAEVRQKEAASLP; this comes from the coding sequence ATGAGCACGGTAAAAGGCAAGTTGGCAGCATTGTGGGGATTGGGGCGTGCCATCGTTGTGATAATCCTGATGGCGCCATTGCATGCAAATGCTCTGGAGGTAAACGGCCTGCGCTTTGAGCACAAGGACTGGATGCTGGTGTGTGATAACACGCGTACCTGCAGGGCGGTGGGTTATCAGCGTTTTTTTGAAGATAGTGAAGCGGTTTCGGTACTGCTTACCCGTAAGGCGGGTCCCAATCAGCCAGTGCACGGCAAGGTGAAAATCGGCGAACTTGATCTCGACGACGCGGTCTTTCAGTCCCTGATTTCGGATGCCTCTCTGTCGCTGGTGATCAATGGACAGGAGGTCGGCGCGGCAGCGGTCGATCCTGAGTTTCTCGGTGCAGAGTTGTCCAGCGAGATACTGTTGGCGCTGTTGCGTGCCCTGCGTCGGGATAGCGTTATCGAGTGGGTGCATGGTCAATACCGCTGGCGCCTTTCGGATGCCGGTGCCAGCGCAGTGCTGCTGAAAATGGATGAAGTACAAGGCAGGATTGGCACGCCGGGGGCGCTGGTTCGCAAGGGTGACAGACAGGAAGAGGATGTCCTGCCCGCGTTGGCGCCACCGGTTGTGATTCGCGCCCCTGTAGATGTGTCGCAAACCGTCGTCTTGCCAGCGGCCGACGAAGTCGCCTTGCGGGCGGCGTTGCTTGCCAGTGTGGAAGACGAAACCGAATGCAGTGGTTTGGCTATGCCCGACGACGGGGGGGAGCCACTGGATGTGGTTCGGCTCTCGGATACCCGGTTGGCGGTGTCGGTGAGCTGCTGGATGGCCGCCTACAACGGCGGAGCCGGGGTATGGGTCATCAACGACAGCAAGCCTTACCAGCCGATCCTGGTTACCGAGTCGGCAACCGACTTTGATGGTGAGACCGTTTCAGCCATGCACAAGGGCCGCGGGATCGGCGACTGCTATGCCCTTGATGAGTGGACTTGGGATGGCCGGGCGTATGTTCACACGCTCTCTTCCACCACCGGTCAGTGCCGGGGGCTGGCTGTCGGGGGCGCCTGGGATCTGCCGGAAATCGTGGCGGAGGTGCGCCAGAAAGAGGCAGCTTCCCTGCCGTAG
- a CDS encoding alpha/beta hydrolase, with amino-acid sequence MSIQATLIKAVTRRTIKRSGLNEEQLVRHLRKVFNNSPSLTLMPFSVKLSRVNQPGFAGDRVSVSDPKVTMLYIHGGAYIGGVTKTYHNMAARLAKQLNGEVYLPTYPFAPEHPFPSAVNRVMEAYEYLLGLGKRPEDIVIAGDSAGGGLTLATLLHIRDKGLPQPRCAVTLSPGSNCQPDDRILDAMDPSDAMLSADIIRTVIDIYVPDTEHRTHPYASPCLGDYSGICPLMITVSTDEVLYSDAKRVREAAEKSGVKVEWLERGGVFHVWPVMTPFLPEARQDIRKISAFIQRHG; translated from the coding sequence ATGAGCATCCAGGCTACCCTGATCAAGGCAGTGACCCGCCGAACCATCAAGCGCTCAGGCCTCAATGAAGAGCAGCTGGTTCGTCACCTGCGCAAGGTTTTCAACAATTCGCCCTCCCTGACACTGATGCCCTTCAGCGTGAAACTCAGCCGGGTCAACCAACCCGGCTTTGCGGGTGACCGCGTCAGCGTGAGTGATCCCAAGGTGACCATGCTCTACATTCATGGTGGCGCCTACATCGGCGGGGTTACCAAGACCTATCACAACATGGCTGCGCGCCTTGCCAAACAACTGAACGGCGAGGTCTACCTGCCCACGTATCCGTTTGCCCCGGAGCACCCCTTCCCGTCGGCGGTGAACCGGGTGATGGAGGCCTATGAATACCTGCTGGGACTGGGTAAGCGCCCCGAAGATATCGTCATTGCCGGCGACTCCGCCGGGGGCGGCCTGACGCTGGCCACTTTGCTGCATATCCGTGACAAGGGCCTCCCCCAGCCCCGCTGTGCGGTCACCCTGTCTCCCGGCAGCAACTGCCAGCCAGATGACCGGATTCTCGACGCCATGGACCCCAGCGATGCCATGCTGTCGGCGGACATCATCCGCACTGTGATTGATATCTATGTGCCCGACACCGAGCATCGCACCCACCCCTACGCCTCTCCCTGTCTGGGCGATTACAGCGGTATTTGCCCGTTGATGATCACGGTTAGCACCGACGAGGTGCTCTACTCGGATGCCAAACGGGTGCGTGAAGCAGCGGAAAAAAGTGGCGTAAAAGTGGAATGGCTGGAGCGCGGCGGCGTGTTCCATGTGTGGCCGGTGATGACCCCTTTCCTGCCGGAAGCCCGTCAGGACATCAGAAAGATCAGCGCGTTCATTCAGCGCCACGGCTAA
- the epmA gene encoding EF-P lysine aminoacylase EpmA: protein MHDWQPTASLQAMKARAELMSTVRAFFAARDVLEVDTPQLAHHGVSDLHIQCIPVPGYGYLQSSPEYHMKRLLAAGSGPIYQVCKAFRDGEAGGRHNPEFTMLEWYRPGFVLKDLIAECLTLFGQLFPGTPSHQYHFRALFHHVVGLDPLTADDHALIACAEQSGAPGGLDKAAAVDYLMATKVEAALPSDQLIVVNDFPGWAAALAQTHQDRDGATVARRFEIYYRGLELANGYQELTDPNEQRRRFEQDNIQRQQHSLDVMDADPYLLDAMEHGLPACSGVAMGVERLLMAQQGSGKIDDVITFPWQKA from the coding sequence ATGCATGACTGGCAGCCCACCGCCTCTCTGCAGGCCATGAAAGCGCGCGCCGAGCTGATGAGCACGGTGCGCGCTTTTTTTGCGGCCCGTGACGTGCTGGAGGTAGACACCCCGCAACTGGCCCATCACGGTGTCAGTGATCTGCACATACAGTGCATCCCGGTACCTGGTTACGGCTACCTGCAAAGCTCCCCGGAATATCACATGAAGCGGCTGCTGGCCGCGGGCAGTGGACCGATCTATCAAGTCTGCAAGGCATTCCGGGATGGTGAAGCCGGTGGCCGCCACAACCCGGAGTTCACCATGCTGGAGTGGTACCGCCCAGGCTTTGTCCTCAAGGATCTCATTGCTGAGTGCCTGACGCTATTTGGGCAACTCTTTCCTGGCACCCCCAGCCACCAATATCACTTTCGTGCCCTGTTCCATCACGTTGTCGGACTGGATCCTCTGACGGCAGACGATCACGCGCTGATTGCATGTGCCGAGCAATCCGGCGCACCGGGCGGCCTCGACAAGGCCGCAGCCGTGGACTACCTCATGGCCACCAAAGTGGAAGCGGCACTACCCAGCGACCAGCTGATCGTGGTCAACGACTTCCCCGGTTGGGCGGCCGCGCTGGCGCAAACCCATCAGGACAGAGATGGCGCCACCGTCGCCAGACGCTTTGAGATCTATTACCGCGGCCTGGAACTGGCCAACGGCTATCAGGAACTCACTGACCCGAACGAGCAGCGTCGCCGCTTCGAGCAGGACAATATCCAGCGCCAGCAACACAGCCTGGATGTCATGGATGCCGACCCTTACCTGCTTGATGCCATGGAGCACGGCCTGCCCGCCTGCAGCGGCGTCGCCATGGGGGTAGAAAGACTATTGATGGCACAGCAGGGTAGCGGCAAGATCGACGACGTGATCACGTTCCCGTGGCAAAAGGCATGA
- the epmB gene encoding EF-P beta-lysylation protein EpmB — MAIITQDEARWELPDWQRQQADLITDPAELLALLDLAASGLPESLAAARDFPLRVPRRYVDLIEKGNPQDPLLRQVLSVPAELEAVPGYGVDPLEEGDHTPVPGLLHKYHGRALLVVTGACAVHCRYCFRRHFPYQAHLSGKRWEEALEWLSARPDINEVILSGGDPLTLTNRRIGQLLDALAEIPHLRRLRIHSRTPVVIPDRLDDELKRLLSRPRWRTVLVLHANHPREISAQLAERGREWQQAGITLLNQSVLLAGVNDDLDTLVALSDGLHEAGILPYYLHQLDKVAGAAHFAVPDEAALALHQGLRGRLPGFLVPRLSREEPGKPAKTVLAG; from the coding sequence GTGGCAATCATAACGCAGGATGAGGCTCGTTGGGAGTTGCCGGACTGGCAACGTCAACAGGCGGACCTGATCACGGATCCTGCGGAGCTGCTGGCCCTGCTGGATCTGGCTGCCTCCGGGCTGCCGGAATCGCTGGCCGCGGCGCGGGATTTCCCGCTGCGGGTGCCGCGTAGATATGTCGACCTGATTGAGAAGGGTAATCCGCAGGACCCGCTGTTAAGGCAGGTGTTAAGTGTGCCTGCGGAGCTGGAGGCGGTCCCGGGTTATGGCGTTGATCCACTGGAAGAGGGTGATCACACCCCGGTGCCGGGCCTGTTGCACAAGTACCATGGGCGCGCGTTGCTGGTAGTCACGGGGGCCTGCGCGGTGCACTGTCGCTACTGTTTTCGTCGCCACTTTCCCTATCAGGCACACCTCAGCGGCAAGCGTTGGGAGGAGGCGCTGGAATGGTTGTCAGCACGGCCTGATATCAATGAGGTGATTCTCAGTGGCGGGGATCCGCTGACGCTGACGAACAGGCGTATTGGCCAGCTACTGGATGCGCTGGCGGAAATTCCCCACCTGCGTCGTTTGCGGATACATAGCCGGACCCCGGTGGTGATTCCAGACCGCCTGGATGATGAGCTGAAGCGGTTGCTGAGCCGGCCGCGCTGGCGAACCGTACTGGTACTGCATGCCAATCATCCCCGGGAAATCAGTGCGCAGCTGGCGGAGCGAGGGCGGGAATGGCAGCAGGCAGGTATTACCCTGCTGAACCAGAGCGTGCTGCTGGCGGGGGTCAATGATGACCTGGACACGCTGGTGGCCTTGTCGGACGGCCTCCACGAGGCCGGAATACTGCCTTATTACCTTCATCAGCTGGACAAGGTGGCCGGGGCCGCCCATTTCGCGGTGCCGGATGAGGCTGCATTGGCCCTGCATCAGGGGCTGAGAGGCCGTTTGCCCGGTTTTCTGGTGCCCCGACTGTCCAGGGAGGAGCCCGGGAAGCCCGCCAAAACGGTCCTGGCGGGCTAA
- a CDS encoding EAL domain-containing response regulator, translated as MSYALDNLRLLIAHDSQDEAEQLMNALRNAGRATRAHLALGEEDLLRALKGGSWELMLCRPQFGDGTFEKAMAHLNRLGKAIPVILLEDDFSSATVKKGMQQGARAVAPAGDRELISMMVDRLTEYLRLRKELQHSEIVRHDAEKRLSLLMDQSRDAIAYVLDGMHIHANDNYVEMFGYESADDLAGVPIMDMVSASDHDKLKQLLRSRAQDENQTQELECKGVNTDGSEFDATFTFSPSTYDGEACTQIVIRAAGVDQSEIEARIREISDKDQVTGLFSRNWFMNQLDDAVAAAARESQLSAVLYLRLDDFEHHQSALGLDGADELLRAVADWLTSKAGKASLARVDGEDFALMLPVEDTEAAGVLADKLRKGIEGLMPEVSARTVQVTASVGVAFIREDARNSQDSLTTALKCCNQAQRGNDGKGNSIKVHDPMDDVAAGSSEAIAMQVRQALEQGSFKLHYQPLMNLEDESDHLFEVFVSLPQKEGDVLEAKDFIPVAAEEGMGGKIDRWVVLNGMRAAAALGQPVKMLFNINGSSLVDQGLADWMLKAMKAAKMEGRNVIFQFSEGDATTYLKQAALFAQKVQAAGCKVSISRFGGGLDPFKLFHHISANMVKFEGSFTQDLAKPEGRDRLAEIIKEVSEGGRQTVVGFVESAAQMQALWSLGGVNYLQGFYLQAPMESLQIPETA; from the coding sequence ATGAGCTATGCCCTGGACAATTTGCGTCTGCTGATCGCCCATGACTCTCAGGATGAGGCCGAGCAGCTGATGAATGCACTGCGTAATGCAGGCAGGGCGACCCGGGCTCACCTGGCGCTGGGAGAGGAAGACCTGTTACGAGCCCTCAAGGGTGGTTCCTGGGAGCTGATGTTGTGTCGCCCCCAGTTTGGTGATGGCACTTTTGAAAAAGCCATGGCTCACCTGAACCGGCTGGGCAAGGCCATCCCGGTTATCCTGCTGGAAGATGACTTCTCCTCCGCCACCGTCAAGAAAGGTATGCAACAGGGGGCCCGCGCCGTGGCGCCAGCGGGTGACCGTGAGCTGATTTCCATGATGGTGGACCGCCTGACTGAGTACCTGCGGCTGCGCAAGGAGTTACAGCACTCCGAGATCGTTCGTCATGATGCCGAAAAGCGCCTCTCGCTGTTGATGGATCAAAGCCGTGACGCCATCGCCTATGTGCTGGATGGCATGCATATCCACGCCAATGACAACTATGTGGAAATGTTCGGCTATGAAAGTGCCGATGATCTGGCCGGCGTGCCGATCATGGATATGGTGTCTGCGTCGGATCACGACAAGCTCAAGCAACTGCTGCGCAGCCGTGCCCAGGATGAAAACCAGACCCAGGAACTGGAATGCAAAGGCGTCAACACGGATGGCAGCGAGTTCGACGCGACCTTTACCTTTTCTCCCAGTACCTATGATGGCGAAGCCTGCACCCAGATTGTGATCCGTGCTGCGGGTGTCGATCAGAGTGAGATTGAGGCGCGAATTCGCGAAATCAGCGACAAGGATCAGGTGACAGGGCTGTTCAGTCGTAACTGGTTCATGAACCAGCTCGATGATGCGGTCGCAGCAGCGGCGCGTGAAAGCCAGTTGTCTGCGGTGCTTTACCTGCGTCTGGATGACTTTGAGCACCATCAGTCCGCACTGGGGCTTGATGGTGCCGATGAATTGTTGCGCGCCGTAGCAGACTGGTTGACCAGCAAGGCAGGCAAGGCCTCCCTGGCCCGTGTGGACGGAGAGGACTTTGCACTGATGTTGCCGGTGGAGGATACCGAAGCAGCCGGAGTGCTGGCGGACAAGTTGCGCAAGGGTATCGAGGGCCTGATGCCGGAAGTGTCGGCGCGCACCGTGCAGGTGACCGCCAGTGTGGGTGTGGCCTTTATCCGTGAGGATGCCCGCAACAGTCAGGATTCCCTGACCACGGCGCTGAAGTGTTGTAACCAGGCCCAGCGAGGCAATGACGGCAAGGGCAACAGCATCAAGGTTCATGATCCCATGGATGATGTGGCTGCAGGCTCTTCCGAGGCCATTGCCATGCAGGTGCGTCAGGCGCTGGAGCAAGGCAGCTTCAAGTTGCACTACCAGCCGCTGATGAACCTGGAAGATGAAAGTGATCACCTGTTCGAAGTGTTTGTCAGTCTGCCCCAGAAAGAAGGGGATGTGCTGGAAGCGAAGGACTTTATTCCGGTGGCTGCCGAAGAAGGCATGGGCGGCAAGATCGATCGCTGGGTGGTGCTGAACGGCATGCGTGCTGCCGCCGCTCTGGGGCAGCCGGTGAAAATGCTGTTCAACATCAATGGCAGCTCGCTGGTGGATCAAGGCCTGGCAGACTGGATGCTCAAGGCCATGAAGGCCGCCAAGATGGAAGGCCGCAATGTGATCTTCCAGTTCTCTGAGGGGGATGCCACCACCTACCTCAAGCAGGCGGCGCTGTTTGCCCAGAAAGTGCAGGCGGCGGGCTGCAAGGTGTCCATCAGTCGCTTTGGCGGTGGCCTGGATCCTTTCAAGCTGTTCCACCATATCTCTGCCAACATGGTGAAGTTCGAAGGCTCGTTCACTCAGGATCTGGCCAAGCCGGAAGGGCGTGACCGTCTTGCGGAAATCATCAAGGAAGTCAGCGAAGGTGGTCGCCAGACGGTGGTTGGCTTCGTGGAATCTGCAGCCCAGATGCAAGCGTTGTGGTCTCTGGGGGGCGTGAATTATTTGCAGGGGTTCTACTTGCAGGCGCCCATGGAGTCTCTGCAGATTCCTGAAACAGCGTAA
- a CDS encoding alpha/beta fold hydrolase — protein sequence MQSGTVSSNGIELFYESRGPENGETIVFVMGLSAQMVFWPEPLLDSLVERGYRVVRFDNRDVGKSSRIRRRLKHGPLTAIMRSYVGLSVDAPYTLHDMVDDTVGLLDALAIERAHVVGASMGGMISQLMAGKYPHRVLSLTSIMSSNNSRLVPPPKPAALKALVAPRVKIETEEEFVAFGLEMMAKLAGTLPQGREELAEIYRQCWARGINPLGIRNQFLGIVATGALTPWLKKIDCPATVIHGGADPLIRPAGGKASARHISGAKLAILPGMGHDFPPAVLDQMSDLIAETAARANSLAQPSMA from the coding sequence ATGCAGTCAGGAACAGTGTCCAGCAACGGGATTGAGCTTTTTTACGAGAGCCGGGGCCCCGAAAACGGTGAGACCATCGTGTTTGTCATGGGCCTGTCTGCCCAGATGGTGTTCTGGCCAGAGCCGTTGCTCGATAGCCTGGTGGAGCGCGGCTACCGGGTGGTCCGGTTTGATAACCGGGATGTGGGCAAGTCGTCGCGCATCCGCCGCCGCCTCAAGCATGGTCCGCTTACGGCCATAATGCGCAGCTACGTGGGGCTTTCCGTGGATGCCCCCTATACCCTTCACGATATGGTGGATGACACCGTCGGGCTGCTGGATGCCCTGGCCATCGAGCGAGCGCATGTGGTGGGGGCCTCCATGGGAGGGATGATCAGTCAGCTGATGGCCGGCAAGTATCCGCACCGGGTGCTGTCGCTGACCTCCATCATGTCCAGCAACAACAGCCGTCTGGTGCCGCCCCCCAAGCCGGCAGCCCTGAAGGCGCTGGTGGCGCCGCGGGTCAAGATCGAGACCGAAGAGGAGTTCGTTGCCTTTGGCCTGGAGATGATGGCCAAGCTGGCCGGCACCTTGCCTCAAGGCCGTGAGGAACTGGCCGAGATTTACCGCCAGTGCTGGGCGCGGGGCATCAATCCGCTGGGTATCCGCAACCAGTTCCTGGGAATTGTGGCCACCGGTGCACTGACTCCGTGGCTGAAGAAGATCGATTGCCCGGCTACAGTGATCCATGGAGGGGCCGACCCGCTGATTCGCCCCGCCGGTGGCAAGGCCTCCGCGCGCCATATCTCTGGTGCCAAGCTGGCTATCCTGCCTGGCATGGGGCATGACTTCCCGCCGGCCGTGCTGGACCAGATGAGTGACCTGATTGCCGAGACAGCCGCTCGGGCTAACTCCTTGGCTCAGCCGTCGATGGCGTAG
- a CDS encoding alpha/beta hydrolase, with product MTEWPRIKPTDYCNEDLPTLTQPWWRTLPRHFHALPDHFLADNDTRWRIDYTASLDTVARTGLACMAGAAALPASLNVKQQQEERELVRFYEPFLDCGDPQQFFTAPQQHPVIQYHPVARYHFQPEDGQAHTLSFRSPFEPKNPALRDRYLAHKRNRTAWAQYWKHDGEPRPTLIMIHGFVADPYWLNTRWLALPWFYKQGFDVLLYTLPFHGRRKSPLAPFSGAQFFSQGMAMLNETFAHAIHDLRIFMNHLREGGTPAMGATGISLGGYSTALLSSLEKDLAFAIPNVPLVTIMDLMKSWFPVNLQFPLFHKVYDTDFAGLRKLTALHSPLTWPSLVPQSARMIIGGAGDRFAPPKHTDLLRQHWDDCHVHWFPGNHMLHLDQGSYLRNMRDFMRDALQERSVELSA from the coding sequence ATGACCGAATGGCCTCGCATCAAGCCCACGGATTATTGCAACGAAGATCTGCCCACACTGACACAGCCCTGGTGGCGAACCCTGCCCCGCCACTTCCACGCCCTGCCAGATCACTTCCTGGCCGACAATGATACCCGCTGGCGTATCGACTACACCGCCAGCCTGGATACAGTGGCCCGCACCGGCCTTGCCTGCATGGCAGGAGCCGCCGCACTCCCCGCCAGCCTCAATGTGAAGCAGCAACAGGAAGAACGGGAGCTGGTTCGCTTCTACGAACCCTTTCTGGACTGTGGCGACCCCCAACAGTTCTTTACCGCCCCGCAACAACACCCCGTGATCCAGTACCACCCGGTAGCCCGCTATCACTTCCAACCGGAAGACGGACAGGCACACACGCTCAGCTTCCGCTCACCATTCGAACCCAAAAACCCGGCCTTGCGTGATCGCTATCTGGCCCACAAGCGTAACCGCACCGCCTGGGCGCAGTACTGGAAACATGATGGCGAGCCGCGCCCAACCCTGATCATGATCCACGGTTTCGTGGCCGACCCTTATTGGCTCAATACCCGCTGGCTGGCCCTGCCCTGGTTCTACAAGCAGGGCTTTGATGTATTGCTCTACACCCTGCCCTTCCATGGCCGCCGCAAGAGTCCGCTGGCACCGTTCAGCGGCGCCCAGTTCTTCAGCCAGGGCATGGCCATGCTCAACGAAACCTTCGCCCATGCGATCCATGATTTGCGCATCTTCATGAATCATCTGCGCGAAGGCGGCACCCCAGCCATGGGCGCCACCGGCATCTCCCTCGGCGGCTATTCCACCGCGCTGCTGTCATCGCTGGAGAAGGATCTGGCCTTTGCCATTCCCAATGTGCCGCTGGTGACAATCATGGATCTGATGAAAAGCTGGTTCCCGGTCAACCTGCAGTTCCCGCTGTTCCACAAGGTTTACGACACGGATTTCGCCGGCCTGCGCAAACTTACCGCCCTGCACTCGCCCCTGACCTGGCCCAGTCTGGTCCCGCAAAGTGCGCGCATGATTATCGGTGGTGCCGGCGACCGCTTTGCGCCCCCCAAGCACACCGACCTGTTACGGCAGCATTGGGATGATTGCCACGTGCACTGGTTCCCCGGGAACCATATGCTGCATCTTGATCAGGGGAGTTATCTGCGCAACATGCGCGACTTCATGCGCGATGCACTGCAGGAAAGATCGGTGGAATTGAGCGCGTAG
- the efp gene encoding elongation factor P codes for MANYSTSEFKSGLKVMLDGDPCSIIENEFVKPGKGQAFNRVKLRNLKSGKVWERTFKSGDSLEGADVMDVAMQYLYSDGEFWHFMDPTSFEQKAADEAAVGDAKLWLKEEDVCEITLYNGEPLSVTPPNFVELEIVETDPGLKGDTAGTGGKPATLTTGAVVRVPLFVQTGEIVKVDTRTGDYVGRIKS; via the coding sequence ATGGCCAACTATTCTACCAGTGAATTCAAGTCTGGCTTGAAAGTCATGCTCGATGGCGACCCCTGCTCCATCATCGAGAACGAATTTGTGAAGCCGGGCAAGGGCCAGGCCTTCAACCGCGTGAAACTGCGCAACCTGAAATCCGGCAAGGTCTGGGAACGTACTTTCAAGTCTGGCGACTCCCTGGAAGGCGCGGATGTGATGGACGTTGCCATGCAGTACCTGTACTCCGATGGCGAGTTCTGGCACTTCATGGATCCGACTTCCTTCGAGCAAAAAGCCGCTGATGAGGCCGCCGTGGGCGATGCCAAGCTGTGGCTGAAAGAAGAAGACGTGTGTGAAATCACCCTCTACAACGGTGAGCCCCTGTCTGTAACCCCGCCGAACTTCGTGGAGCTGGAGATCGTGGAAACCGATCCGGGCCTGAAAGGCGACACCGCGGGCACCGGCGGCAAGCCCGCCACCCTGACCACCGGCGCCGTGGTCCGTGTGCCGTTGTTCGTGCAGACCGGCGAGATCGTCAAGGTCGACACTCGCACCGGTGACTATGTGGGTCGCATTAAAAGCTAA